A window from Cryptomeria japonica chromosome 1, Sugi_1.0, whole genome shotgun sequence encodes these proteins:
- the LOC131034434 gene encoding glyoxylase I 4: MVNSVLRKPLPLASLNHISLVCKSVEESINFYENVLGFVPIKRPGSFGFDGAWLFNYGVGIHLLQCDSTDSLPKKSEIDPMDNHISFQCESMEAVEWILEDMKIKYVKRRVEEGGLYVDQIFMHDPDGFMIEMCNCENLPVVPLGSSVCMRVPSAIKQSNSEQSLLKLSSNTGHHEGFPICG; the protein is encoded by the exons ATGGTTAACTCTGTACTAAGGAAGCCGCTGCCCTTGGCTTCTTTAAATCACATATCTCTTGTCTGCAAATCTGTAGAGGAATCAATCAATTTCTATGAAAATGTGTTGGGTTTTGTTCCAATCAAGAGGCCTGGGTCTTTCGGCTTTGATGGAGCCTG GTTGTTTAATTATGGAGTGGGCATACATCTTCTGCAATGTGACAGCACAGACAGTTTGCCCAAGAAATCTGAAATTGATCCAATGGATAATCACATATCATTTCAG TGTGAAAGTATGGAAGCAGTGGAGTGGATATTAGAGGACATGAAGATCAAGTACGTGAAGAGAAGAGTGGAGGAAGGGGGATTATATGTTGATCAGATATTTATGCACGATCCAGATGGTTTCATGATTGAGATGTGCAACTGTGAGAATCTGCCGGTTGTGCCATTGGGATCTTCTGTCTGTATGAGAGTACCATCCGCCATTAAGCAGAGCAACAGTGAACAATCTCTGTTAAAACTTTCAAGTAACACAGGACATCATGAAGGCTTTCCCATCTGCGGCTGA